The Pseudochaenichthys georgianus chromosome 24, fPseGeo1.2, whole genome shotgun sequence genome includes a region encoding these proteins:
- the cpsf2 gene encoding cleavage and polyadenylation specificity factor subunit 2 — MTSIIKLTAVSGVQEESALCYLLQVDEFRFLLDCGWDETFSMDIIDAMKRYVHQVDAVLLSHPDPLHLGALPYAVGKLGLNCTIYATIPVYKMGQMFMYDQFQSRNNSEDFTLFTLDDVDCAFDKIQQLKYSQIVNLKGKGHGLSITPLPAGHMIGGTIWKIVKDGEEEIIYAVDFNHKREIHLNGCVLDSISRPSLLITDSFNAKYVQPRRKQRDELLLTNVMETLRGDGNVLIAVDTAGRVLELAQLLDQIWRTKDAGLGAYPLALLNNVSYNVVEFSKSQVEWMSDKLMRCFEDKRNNPFQFRHLTLCHSLADLARVPSPKVVLCSQPDLEAGFSRELFIQWCQDAKNSVILTYRTTPGTLARYLIDNPGEKMLDLEVRKRVKLEGKELEEFLEKDKVKKEAAKKLEQAKEVDVDSSEESDMDDDLDQPVVLKTKHHDLMMKSEGSRKGSFFKQAKKSYPMFPTHEERIKWDEYGEIIRLEDFLVPELQTTEEEKNKMDSGMTNGDEPMDQDLSIVPTKCVSSIENLEIRARISYIDYEGRSDGDSIKKIINQMKPRQLVIVRGSPEASLDLAESCKAFSKDIKVYTPKLQETIDATSETHIYQVRLKDSLVSSLQFCKAKDTELAWIDGVLDMRVVKVDTGVMLEEGVKEETEEGEMPMEVAPELDTDQNATAVAAQRAMKSLFGEDEKEVSEESDVIPTLEPLPANEMPGHQSVFINEPRLSDFKQVLLREGIQAEFVGGVLVCNNMVAVRRTEAGRIGLEGCLCDDYYKIRELLYQQYAVV; from the exons ATGACGTCCATTATTAAGCTGACAGCAGTGTCAGGGGTGCAGGAGGAGTCTGCCTTGTGTTACCTGCTGCAGGTGGATGAGTTCCGCTTCCTCCTGGACTGTGGCTGGGATGAGACCTTCTCAATGGACATTATCGATGCTATGAAACG GTATGTTCATCAGGTTGATGCAGTGCTCCTCTCCCACCCTGACCCCCTACACCTGGGAGCCCTGCCAtacgctgtggggaaactaggTCTAAACTGCACTATATATGCCACAATCCCCGTCTACAAGATGGGTCAGATGTTCATGTATGATCAGTTTCAG TCTCGAAACAACAGTGAAGATTTCACACTGTTCACCCTGGATGATGTGGACTGTGCTTTTGATAAAATCCAGCAGCTCAAATACTCTCAGATTGTCAATCTGAAAG GAAAAGGGCACGGTCTTTCCATCACTCCTCTTCCAGCTGGTCACATGATCGGAGGCACTATTTGGAAAATAGTGAAGGATGGAGAGGAGGAGATTATTTATGCTGTTGACTTCAACCACAAGAGAGAAAT TCACCTGAACGGCTGCGTGTTGGACAGCATAAGTCGTCCTTCTTTGCTTATCACAGACTCCTTCAATGCTAAATATGTACAGCCGCGTCGCAAACAGAGAGATGAGCTGCTTCTTA CCAATGTAATGGAGACTCTTCGTGGTGACGGTAATGTCCTGATCGCCGTGGATACAGCGGGCCGTGTGTTGGAGCTGGCTCAGCTGCTGGACCAGATTTGGAGAACAAAGGATGCCGGGCTGGGAGCCTACCCTCTCGCTCTGCTCAACAACGTCAGCTATAATGTGGTGGAGTTCTCCAAGTCCCAG GTGGAGTGGATGAGTGACAAACTCATGAGGTGTTTTGAAGACAAGAGAAACAACCCCTTCCAGTTCCGTCACCTGACGCTGTGCCACAGTCTGGCAGACCTGGCCCGGGTGCCCAGCCCTAAGGTGGTGCTTTGCAGCCAGCCTGACCTCGAGGCCGGCTTCTCCAGAGAACTCTTCATCCAGTGGTGCCAAGACGCCAAAAACTCTGTCATCCTGACCTACCGCACCACACCTGGAACCCTAGCTCGCTACCTCATCGACAACCCCGGAGAGAAGATGCTGGATCTGGAG GTGAGGAAAAGAGTGAAGCTCGAAGGCAAGGAACTGGAAGAATTCCTCGAAAAGGACAAAGTAAAGAAAGAAGCAGCTAAAAAACTTGAACAAGCTAAAGA GGTGGATGTAGACTCGAGTGAAGAGAGTGATATGGACGATGATCTGGATCAGCCAGTTGTGTTGAAAACGAAACATCACGACCTGATGATGAAGAGCGAGGgcagccgcaaaggcagcttCTTCAAACAAGCCAAAAAGTCTTATCCGATGTTCCCCACACACGAGGAGAGAATCAAATGGGACGAGTATGGGGAGATTATCAG GCTAGAAGATTTTCTGGTTCCTGAGCTGCAAAccacagaggaggagaaaaacaAAATGGATTCGGGGATGACCAACGGAGACGAGCCCATGGACCAAGATCTCTCTATTGTTCCCACCAAATGTGTCTCCAGCATAGAAAATCTCGAAATTAG AGCGAGGATATCGTACATAGACTACGAAGGTCGCTCTGATGGCGACTCCATCAAGAAGATTATTAATCAGATGAAGCCCAGACAGCTGGTGATCGTTCGCGGGTCGCCGGAGGCCAGCCTCGACCTGGCAGAGTCCTGCAAAGCTTTCAGCAAGGACATCAAAGTGTACACGCCCAAACTGCAGGAGACCATCGACGCCACCAGCGAAACACACATCTACCAG GTTCGGTTGAAAGACTCCCTGGTGAGCTCGCTGCAGTTCTGCAAGGCCAAAGACACGGAGCTGGCCTGGATCGATGGCGTGCTGGACATGCGCGTGGTGAAGGTGGACACAGGTGTGATGCTGGAGGAGGGAGTGAAGGAGGAGACGGAGGAGGGCGAGATGCCCATGGAGGTCGCTCCTGAGCTGGATACCGACCAAAACGCGACGGCGGTGGCAGCCCAGCGCGCCATGAAGAGTCTGTTCGGAGAGGACGAGAAGGAGGTGTCCGAGGAGAGCGACGTCATCCCCACGCTAGAGCCGCTGCCTGCCAATGAG ATGCCAGGCCATCAGTCGGTGTTCATCAACGAGCCTCGCCTGTCAGACTTCAAGCAGGTCCTGCTGAGAGAGGGCATCCAGGCCGAGTTCGTGGGAGGAGTGCTGGTCTGCAACAACATGGTGGCCGTCCGCAGG ACGGAGGCCGGGCGCATCGGGCTGGAAGGATGCCTGTGTGACGACTACTATAAGATCCGGGAGCTGCTGTATCAGCAGTACGCCGTGgtatag
- the LOC117439808 gene encoding NADH dehydrogenase [ubiquinone] 1 beta subcomplex subunit 1, with protein MVNFLSLAREHWAVILVPMGFVIGWYLDRQQDTKLTAFRNKSLLFRRELKPGEEVTWK; from the exons atggtcaacTTTTTATCCCTAGCCCGTGAGCATTGGGCAGTCATCCTGGTGCCTATGGGCTTTGTCATCGGATGGTACCTTGACAGACAGCAGGACACGAAGCTGACAGCGTTCAGGAACAAAAGCCTTTTGTTCCGCAG GGAGCTGAAGCCTGGTGAGGAGGTGACCTGGAAGTAG
- the riox1 gene encoding ribosomal oxygenase 1, which translates to MEKKHMSAFELYKTLSPDLPPTATKSPLQVANKKKRKKENGASKVSPIKAQIKPERKPERKKMRKKSAQREESLNEITKDEECVNGHGEAGEALDALLADLTKVNNSKERASKLFQWFINPIPVRSFFRETWEKKPILVQRKNPDYYKGLFSTAEFDRILRQDEVQYGVNLDVTSYTNGKRETHNPPGRALPFTVWDFYESGCSLRLLNPQAFSSTVWNVLSTLQEQFGSMAGANVYLTPPGTQGFAPHYDDIEAFVVQLEGKKHWRVYSPRSEDEVLPVLSSTNFNQTNIGKPILEVVLEAGDLLYFPRGFIHQGDCLPDAHSLHITVSSFQKNSWGDLLHKVVPAALEIAMEEDVEFRQGLPLDYLTYMGVQNSDKDDPRRTKFFSRVEHLMKKLTTYAPVDAAVDQKARVFLHDCLPPMLTPEELATSVLGASARWEHGQVMDVGAKITAKTRVRVLRGGCARLCSDGEAVHLYYTTENSRVYHKEQLKSFEIKVEHTDAIEFLIHSYPKFVTVGSFPCDSAEDRITLAELLFERGIIHTADAL; encoded by the exons ATGGAGAAAAAACACATGTCAGCTTTTGAATTGTACAAAACGTTGTCACCAGATTTGCCTCCTACTGCCACGAAGTCTCCCCTGCAG GTggcaaataagaaaaaaaggaaaaaggagAATGGGGCCAGTAAGGTCAGCCCAATTAAAGCTCAAATAAAGCCTGAAAGGAAGCCTGAAAGGAAGAAAATGCGAAAGAAGTCTGCACAAAGAGAGGAGAGCCTTAACGAAATTACAAAA GATGAGGAGTGTGTAAATGGACATGGTGAGGCTGGAGAGGCTCTGGATGCTCTGCTGGCCGATCTGACAAAAGTGAACAACAGCAAGGAGAGAGCGAGCAAGCTGTTCCAGTGGTTCATCAACCCCATTCCTGTCAGGTCCTTCTTCAG AGAAACATGGGAGAAGAAGCCCATTCTTGTTCAACGAAAGAATCCAGATTACTACAAGGGACTATTCTCCACAGCCGAGTTTGATCGCATATTAAGACAG GATGAAGTTCAGTATGGAGTGAACCTCGATGTCACGAGCTACACGAATGGCAAGAGGGAGACGCACAATCCTCCGGGGAGAGCTCTGCCCTTCACTGTGTGGGACTTCTATGAG agtggctgctccctCCGCTTGCTGAATCCTCAGGCTTTCTCCTCCACCGTGTGGAACGTGCTCTCCACCCTCCAAGAGCAGTTTGGCAGCATGGCAGGAGCCAACGT TTACCTGACGCCACCTGGAACACAAGGCTTCGCTCCACATTACGACGACATTGAGGCGTTTGTGGTTCAGCTGGAGGGGAAGAAGCATTGGAGAGTGTACAGCCCCAG GTCAGAAGATGAAGTCTTACCCGTGCTCTCAAGTA CAAACTTCAATCAGACAAACATCGGGAAGCCCATCCTGGAAGTGGTGCTCGAGGCCGGGGACCTTCTTTACTTTCCCCGGGGATTCATCCACCAGGGCGACTGCCTGCCAGATGCTCACTCGCTCCACATCACCGTCTCCTCTTTCCAGAAGAACAGCTGGGGGGATCTGCTGCACAAG GTTGTCCCTGCAGCACTGGAAATAGCGATGGAGGAGGATGTGGAGTTCAGACAGGGCTTACCTCTGGATTACCTGACATACATGGGAGTACAGAACTCTGACAAA GATGACCCCCGCAGGACAAAGTTCTTCTCACGAGTTGAGCACCTGATGAAGAAGCTAACGACTTACGCCCCGGTCGATGCTGCCGTGGATCAGAAAGCCAGAGTCTTCCTGCATGACTGCCTTCCTCCCATGCTCACACCAG AGGAATTGGCCACCAGTGTACTGGGAGCATCTGCGAGGTGGGAGCATGGGCAGGTTATGGATGTAGGTGCAAAAATCACTGCCAAGACACGAGTCAGAGTTCTCCGTGGTGGCTGTGCCAG ATTATGCAGTGACGGAGAAGCTGTCCATCTTTACTACACAACAGAAAACTCCAGAGTTTACCACAAAGAGCAGCTCAAGAGTTTTGAAATAAAAGTAGAG CACACCGACGCCATTGAGTTTCTGATCCATTCATATCCCAAATTTGTGACAGTAGGGAGCTTCCCGTGTGATTCTGCTGAAGACAGG ATCACTTTGGCCGAGCTGCTTTTTGAGAGGGGGATTATCCACACTGCAGATGCTCTGTAG